The DNA segment GTCGATCGCACTCGCATCGTCGTATTGGGTATAGAAAACACGGGCGAAGTAGTAATAGGACAAAGCTTCAGCGAAGGTGTCGTCGGTCAGATCGGATAGCTCAAGCAGGCCGCTGGCGTGTTTGGCCATTAGATTCATATCGACAAAAAGATTGTCGAGCTCTAGCAACATCCGATAGGCGATTTTAATGTCCTCGTCAGTGGATGTGCCCTCGGTGGTCACGGTGGATAAGATCCGATAGGCTGTATCGATGTCCTTATCTTCAACCAGTTGCCTGATGTCGTCGAAGCTGTAGACCTTCTCGATCCCAGGCAGAGAAAATGCGGATAGCAGCATGGAAGAAACCAATATGTAAACTAATATAAGGTACTTATTCTTATTCATAAACCCACCTCTGGTCGATTAGTTGAGAATAGATCATACTGGCAGAAGCCTTATGGATGAAGTGCACATTGGATTAGAAATAGTGTAAGTATGATTAGTTATGTATATGCATACTAAAATTAAACTATATAAGTATAGGCATGTCAATGATCAAACCGTACTATTCTGCGCGTGATAGGCAAAGAGGTGGGGATAAAAGCAGAGGCCGACTGAATAAACATGAAGAACTTCTGCTTTTTGAAACGGTTTCCGTTAAATTGGGTATAGGATAAAAAAGATAAGATTATCTTAGCTTAAAAAAGGAGTTGCTATGGCAAGGGAAACTGAAATAAGAAGGGTTGCTCTTCTTGGAATCATAGGCAATGTCATCTTACTGGCGCTGAAACTTTATATCGGCATTCTTACACGGTCACAAGCGATGATCGCCGATGGGTTCAATAGTGCTGGAGATGTCTTTGCATCTGCTATGACCTATATAGGAAATGCGATCGCCTCACAACCGGATGACCACGACCATCCTTACGGGCATGGAAAAGCGGAATATGTCTTTTCGATGATCATCAGTTTTTCACTGATGCTTGTGGCATATGCGATATTTAAAAAGGGAATCGTCTGTCTTCTCGAGAAACGTACGTTCATGTTCTCGATCTGGCTTGTCGTAGTGTCGCTCTTTACTATAGGAACAAAATACCTGCTCTTCATGTATGCTTCAAGAGTAGGTAAGGTACATAACAGCCTCTTGGCAGTCGCAAACGCGCAGGACCACCGCAATGACATTTTTGTATCTCTTATCACGCTTTTAAGCATAGTTACAGGTTATTTCAATGTCTATTTCATCGATGCCTTGGCTGCGATGTCCATTGCGCTATGGATAGCCTATACCGGATTTTCTATCTTTTCATCTTCTTATCAGGTCCTTATGGATACGACAATCGATATGGGAATAAAAGAACAGATGAAAAAAGACGTAAAAGACGTCGAGGGGGTAGATCACCTTGACGCGATCGTCTCAAAGCCTGTCGGCCTTAATTACCTTTTGATTGTAAAGGTTTCTGTCGATGCTGATCTGACGGTGTTTAAAGGACATGAGATAGGGGATAATATTAAAGAAAAATTGATGGGCTATGAACTTGTGGACGATGTGGTCGTCCATCTGAACCCCACACAGTATCATCCTCAAAAGGAATATTTAAAATAAAGAGGTGATGAAATGAACAATATCGTTCTGAATAAGCTTGCGTATATCCTTATTCTGATTGCGGGAATCGTGATCGTTTATATGGGGATGATCAAACTGACAATCATCTTCCTGCCCTTCGTTTTTGGATGGTTGATTTCAAAGCTGATCACGCCCGTGGTGGTCTTCTTGCACGAAAAAATGAAGCTGCCCAATAGCTTAAGCAGCGTGATCATGATTCTGACCGTGGTTGGGATCAGTTCTTATCTGGTGTATCTGCTTGGAAAACTGATTGTTTCGATTTTTAGGGAGTTTTCTAGGGTATTGCCATTTTGGAGCAGTGTTATTGCCGAATACGGTACGAAATGGTCCGAAAAGATAAGTGAGTTGTTCATCGGATTGCCTTTTGATCCGGCGACTGTCATCTCTGAAGGAGCCGCAAGTATTTTGAGCAACATGGGCAACCTTGCATCGGAGCTGGCGACAAAGAGCTTCTCTATCGCAAGCAGCCTACCGAGTCTTCTAATCGCCTTAGTGATCATTATTTTATCGGCTTTCTTCTTCACAAAAGACAGAGCGATGATCACAGCGGTGCTTAAACCCTACAGGGTCAAGTACATCACGAACAACCGGTACTGGATTTCTTTTAAAGGGGATATACTGGTGGTTGTGTGGGGATATGTGAAAGCCCAGCTCATTCTGATGAGCCTTACCTTTGTGATCAGCGCGATAGGGCTCTCGGTGATCGGGATACCGAATGCGATATTCGTAGCACTTGGAATCGGGATCGTTGATGCCTTGCCGATGTTCGGTCCCGCGGCCATATATATGCCGTGGATACTGACCATGGTGATAGGCAGCCAATCGGCACTGGCGATAAAACTGCTGGTGATGTATGGCATCACCACACTGACACGACAATTTCTAGAACCTAAAATTGTGGGTACCCAAATCGGAATACATCCACTCCTTACCTTGACAGGTCTTTATGCGGGGGTCAAGTTCCTAGGTATTCCAGGTCTTATCATAGGTCCTTTCACCATGGTGGCGGCCGTCACCCTATACACCAAGTATCATCACTCCGAAGAACGCGACCTATTTTTTAAGTAGTGTGAACTGATGCTCGCAGTGCGGGCAGGTGATTCGAAGCTTATCTTTGCCTTTAGGCAATCTAAGCTTCTTTTCGCATTTAGGGCAGGGCATGATGACATAATCCACCAGGCGTTTGATTTTTTCAAAATCAAATCCTGTAAAGACCTCACCGCCGATGTTGAATGCTGGAACTCCCATCAATCCCATCGTCTGCATTTCTCTTTGCGCCGACGGATCTGTCGACGCATTTCTTTCGATGTACCTATAACCTGCGTTTGTGAGTGCTTGCTTGGCTGTTTTGCAGTGCGGGCACGTGCTTGTCGTATACATGATTATATCTTTCATAAGACCTCCGTGTATGGTTGAAAACATAGTTCAATTATACTACATCCCCATACGGAGGGGTAGTCCGGATGTGAGTGATTAGTGATTGATTACTTGTGGGTTTCATATTTGAGGGTGATGGCCTCTATGGTGCCGTTTTGGTTGAGCTTCTCCAAAGTGTTGTTGAAGGATTTGACAAATTCAGCCCGTAGGTTGTTGTTTTGACTGAGCATGAGTCCGTCTCCTACGGTTTCGTGGCTGATTGTGATATCCGTCTTGATAAAACCGTCCTTAAAGTCTGAAAAGACCCTGTCGATATAAAAATCAGCGACCTTTGGGTCTAATACCGCGTAGCTGATTTTGCCGTCTTTTAGCTTGGTCAGACACTCAATTTCGTCAACGCAAAGATCGATGTCGATACCTTTAGATTCAAGATCCGGGAGATAGTAATAGGACATGACCGCTCCCACTTTAAAAAAAGAAAGCTCGTCGACCCTATTCATCCTGCTCTTTGCGGTTTTTGACGGGTCAAACTCGTACACAAGGCTCTGATTGCGCTTATCGTCAATCAAGAGGTCGCTGAATACATAGTCCTCGACTCGGTCGGCGCTGATGGCGGCGGGAAAAACACCGAAGGTTCTGCCCTGGTCGAGAAGATGAACCGCTCTGGCCCATGAGGTGAACTGTATTTCATAGTCAAGCCCCATGTCATCCAAGACAGCTACCATTATTTCATAGGAGATTCCTTTTGCTTGACCGTTTTCGGTGTACGCATAGGGTGGGTACTCGTTGGTCGTGAACTGAAGCTTATCTGTGAGTTTCCAACTGGAGTAGGAGAAGTCACTATCGGTAAAGTAGGTCTTGATCTGATAGGTCTGGGTTTCTTTCGCTTTGATCTTATGCTCGACTCTGAAAATGGAATAGATGATCGATACCAAAAGCAGACAGTAGAGAACGACCACGATTTTTTTCAGGTTATGCCGATTCATCTAGGCACCTCATCCACGCATTCACTACTAGGGGATCAAATTGAAGACCGCTATGCTTATGTAATTCCGCGAGAGCCTGTTCATCACTCAGCGGTTTTTTTCGATAGGCCCTTGAACTGGTCATGGCGTCGAAGGTATCCGCAACGCTAAGGATTCTTGCAAGCAGGTTGATATCCGTACCGGTCAGTTGGTTGGGATATCCGTTTCCGTCAAATCGCTCATGGTGTTGTAGTACGACCGAGGCGCTCTCTTTTAAGAAGTCGACATCCTTGATGATGTTATAGCCTGTGAGGCAGTGCGCTTTTATTTGATCGTATTCATCGTCGTCGAGCTTGCCTTCTTTGTTGATGATGTGGGTGGCTACGCCGATTTTACCAATGTCGTGAAGAATCGAAGCTTTAAGCAGAATCTCCTTGTCGTACTCGCAAAGCCCCAGCTGGTCGGCGATGCTTAGGGCGTATTCAGAAACGCGGTCGCAGTGCCCTTTGGTGTAGTGGTCGTTGACTTCGATCGCTCTGGCTAGAGCCGAAAGCGTCTCTTCGTAATTTTGATTGAGGCTGAGAAGCATCTTTTCAAGCTTAGTGTTCATGGCGGTCGATTGGTCATAAAGGGCGGTGATTTCGACCTTATCCTTTTCAAGCTCGATCATTTGCTGACCGATCTGTGACTGCATCGAATCAAGAGCCTTGCTGAGCAGACCTACCTCGTCATTTGACCTACACTCTATCACCGTGTCCAGCTTGCCGGATGCGATGTCATCTGCCATGCTGATCAGGGATTCTATAGGTCTTGTGGTTCTGGCAGAAACCGACCAGATCACCAAACTCACTAGCAGCACTTCTAAAATTGCGTAAAGAAAATTGTAGTGAATCACTTGCTGAAGCCTTAATTTGTAGATCTCATTACTCATCCATATGGTAAGCGTGCCCCTTTTGAGACCGTCGTGAACGACGGTACCTGAAGAAGAGATGATAGAGTCATTTTCGAAAACGACATGATCCTTGCTAAGCATCTGAATGACGTCGTCGATCTCGTCCCTAAGTTCAACCTTGACGATGTTGGGGTCGTGAAGAAGAACCTCTAGTATATCCTGAGTATTTTCAAGATTATAGTCCCACAGGGGTGATTCGAGTGATGATGTTCCAAGATCCAAGGCGTGATCCAGCTGATAGGCTATTTCGGTTTCTAGCTCGTTGTTTGTGTGAATGGTCTCGATGATCACTCTTGTGAACAAGAGCATGAAGATGGCGGAAAGGGTAAAAAAGGCGATTCGGCTTCGAATAGTGTAGAATCTAAAAATTTTCATGATTACCTCCCGGTGTTAAATATATTTGATTATAACGGATAAATGGGGCGATAACTAGTAAAGAAAGACATTGTTACACTTTTGTCAAATAAAAAAACATCATCACCGATGCCTTATGCAAACGGTAATGATGTTTTTATTCGTTTAGTTCGGCATGTTCCAAATCGGTTAAAATCGACCGCACGCCTTTCCACCAGTTGGTGTCTTCGGCATAGCCCCGGTTGATCCATTCGAGGATGTCCATATCAGGTGGGCAATCCAGTGAATACCTATGGATGGTACGAGCCGCAATCTCTGCCGAGTCGGTGATGCTTGTATTGTATTTGACCCAGCTACCGAAAACATTAAAGGGATTGTTGATGATCTCGTGTGCTCTGCTGCTTGTTGCGGGAACAAAGCTTTGCTCTTGTCCGACCACTGCGATCATCACAAGGGGATTTATGTCCTGATCCTCAGCAGCGACAAGTATCGGTGTCAAATGATCAAGATCGGCAAGCAGGGAGCCTCTTTTGGACAACCATGCAGCCAACTTATGACTATTTATGGCTTGATAAGTAATATCGTTGAAAGTGCTTTTATATACATTGACCGGGTTTTCAGGCGAGGCGGCGACGATTTCAGTCGGTTCGAGTCTGAAGTCAAGGTCGTCTGAAAAATTCGCGTCTGATCCAGGAGTAAAACGATACAGCATCATCATGAAAAACATTAGAACAAGCGCCGTTCCGATTGCTGTTTTCAAGTTGAATAGCGGTATGAATCTACGTTTCGGGGCAACGAAAGAAGGTATTGGCGAATCAGATGATTCGTTTGTCGCTTTAGGCCTTATCAAGTGGCCTTCGAGCGCGGAGAGCACTTCTGATTCCTGACTTTCGCTAAAACGTCCTGTCAGCCAGCTAATAAGCGACTGCATACCCTTGACTGAATCGATGCTTGTTTGGATGATGCTTGCAAAAACATCGTGGGCGCACATGAAGAAGGTGCGTCTTGTGACGACAAAAGACAGTAGGTGGTCTTTAATGTGACCTCTGGGTTCAAGGTCGAACTCATGCAGTTCCTTATCCAAAATCAAGTGGACGGCGCCCGCGAAAATCGAAGCCAGACCCGACTTGCTCAGTAGGGGGTTTTTAGTATGGATATAGGCACGTAAAGTAGCAGCCTGATCACTTGAAAGAATCATTTGCTTCTCTAGTTCGCCCGCTAATTCAAAAGCCAATAAATCACCACCTCTACAGAAAATAAACTTATCCTAATAGTATCATATTTTACAGAGTCGTAATAAAAAAGATTATCCAACTTCGGTCCTATTTTAGGGATTAAACAGCTTATTTTAGGCTTTTATCATAACTTTTACCCAAGCTTTTACTTGACTAATACAGGATTTCATAGAAATCAGTTTCTAAAACCTGCCCTGAATAATCGATGATCATGAAGTTGAATAGATAATCGGTGGACTGAAGCACGTCATAGGTAAGCTTCGACTGATCGCTATACACAAAAGCTTGTCCGAGTTCTTCCTGGTAAAGGCCTGTCTCGGTGAGGTAGCTGGTGTAGATCGGTTGAACCTTATCGCCGGCCTTCAGTAAGATGATGTTCCTGTCCGGCATATTGGTGACTTGGTCGTTTGGTCTTCTGGCTCCGATAATATCGTAGTATCCGCCTGAGGCGAAAGCATCGTCATAATACCAGACAGCCTCCAAAACAACCCTTTCATCATTTAGCAGCAGGGGGATTTCATATTCGATATGGTCATAATCGGAATAGCTGATTTTCATCATGATAGGATGATCATCAAAAAGAGTCCAATTGCCTGCGAATTGTTCAAAATAACTACTTGTCTCTTCATTGAAAATTGTCAGAGCGTCGTATCCTAAGTTTCGATATCTGGGTGTATCACCGTTTAGGTACTCGTAGACACCGATATAGACCTTGTCGATATCATACAGAAGATCTTCAGAGACCACAAGCTCATAATAGGCGCTGTACTCAGTTGGTTCATAAACGACAATCTCATCCATTCGTTCGACAAGCGGGGCAGATCCTGTAAGTTTACCTGCAAACTCACTTGCCAGGGAGATAAAGCTTGTAGGTAGGTCCAGCTGTGCCTGAACGGCCAAGCTAGCGGTGAAGTTGTCTTGGTCCAGATACGGAAAATAGACGCTTAATCCGGTTGCGGCATCATTGATCGGTCCGCTTACCTGATAGACTACGGCCTCGTCCACAGCGCTTGAGAGTTCTAAGGCGTATTCCGGGGAATAGGTGGAGAGGTTTGAGGCGAACAGGCTCAAGTCAACCAAATCGGTATATCCCTGGTCGGACGAGTTGCCGCCGTACTTTTTAGTTTTCGAAACGGACTGTGCGATACTGCTTAACTTTGCATCTTCTATCAAGGTCGCTGAAAGATCAGAAGCGAATTTCGAAAGCGCTGTGTTGATCGAATCGAGCCGCTTCAGGTCGATGACCGATAAGGTCACATCGGACTCGGTTTTTTCATCGACAGCTTGCTGGAAAAATCCGTCGGCTATCGATTTTCCGATTGCAGAGCCGCTATAATCAGATGTCGCTGCCAGACTGGTGATCAGACTAGTGTAATCCCACCCGTGTCCGGGTTCAAGTTCTTGAGAGGCGACCAGATAATCGGCATAGGGACTTAGTGTGTTGGCGACTTCTAGTGTGGCCATCAGACAAGCGTCAAAACCGATAAAATCGAAAACGACCCCGCTTTGTGAACGAACCGCTGAAAAAGCGTCCTCCAGTTCGGGTAAGATCAGGCCGTCCCCGCTGAAAAGTTCATCCACGGCATAGCCTGTGATCGGTCCACCGCCGTGGTTCCATAAGACGATGCCGTAATTCTTCGCAGGGTACGCTTTGAGCGCCCAGTTTACAAAGTTCGATAGTGTTTCAGGGTCGCCCATATTTGAAATTCCTACATTTTCTAGAAGCGTCAATTGATTGTTTTGCACTGACCACCGCTGGTTTTGAGTGCTGTCGATCGAAGGGTTGACCCAGGTACTTGTTCCACCGGTCTCCACAAGGACATTGACCTTGTCGGATGATACAGCTGCAAGCATTTCGTTCAAATCAGATGTGCCTGCACCGGAATAGGTACCGCTTTCGTCGTCATAAGCACTTTCTAGATCGGTTCCGTTGAGGTAGATGAGCAGAGTGAAGTCGTCGACTAGCGGTGGAACTGAGCTGTCGATAAGCACACTTCTTGTTGCGCCGTCCCACTGCACGTCGCTACCTAAAAACTCGGCGGGAAACCTCACCGGTACCATGGTTCGTCCGCTGACCAGCACGGCTGGGGTATCCACCGAGTAAACCAGTCCGTTCACAGTTATTTCTTTCGAACCGATCGGGAGTTTCAGAGTGATATCTCCCTTGATTATGGTAACGGTTTTAGTCGTGCCATCCCAGGATACGGTAGCACCCAAGGCCTCTGAAATAAAACGTATCGGTACCATCGTACGGTTGTCTTCGTTGATGTATGGGGATACATCCACAAAGTCGACCCGCTCGTCATTGACATAGACGTTGATGGTGGGGAGGGCATGGGTGATAGGTAGTGAAAATAGAATCAGAATCAATAGGCAAGGAAGTAGATGTTTTTTCATAAACCGTCAAACTCCTTTCGTAATTTGAATGTAGTTCGCATTTATTAATGGATACCATTATTTGAAGACGCTAAACATCAATTGGGTAACTTAAACCGAATAGGATTTGAATATTACATTTGTCTTAAATTCATGATTTATCGGGCAAAGTCTATTAAAATAGGAACATGGTAAACTAACGATAAAAACGAGGACAAAGATGATTAAAAAAATCAACTATGAAGAGACCTATGCCATACGCCAGATTGTGATGTGGCCCAATAAACATCTGGAATACATCATGCTTGATGACGATCCTAAAGGCGAACACTACGGATTGTTTGTCGATAGCAAACTGATCAGTGTGATTTCGGTCTTTATCACGGAAAACTCGGCACAGTTCAGAAAATTTGCGACGCTTTCACAGTATCAAGGCAAAGGATACGGCACGCTTCTGCTGAGTTATGTTTTAAAACAGTTGGAAAAAATGGGAATAAAAAGAGTGTGGTGCAATGCGAGACTGGACAAGGCAGATTACTACGGAAAATTCGAGTTTGTAAAAACAGATATTTTTTTTGAAAAAGGTGCAAAAAAATATGTCATAATGGAAAAGACGAATCACGTTTAACGCATCCTATTACAGGTGAATTGTGGATATTACGATTGGAATAGAGCTCGGTGTGGTACATATTCAGTAAGCGTGATAATCGTTTAGGCAGGTTGTTTATAAAAATAGAGATACTCAGGTGCGGTTTGACCTGAAAGACGAGGTGTGCGATGAGAAAAATAATTGTGATTTTGCTGCTCATAGCTATCGGACTCGGTGTGATCTATGTTTGGCCGATACTGGATAGGGAAGACATGGGGCTTGTCCTCCTAAAGGGGATAGTCAGCATTCCTTTCAATTCGACTAGCTATGCTGAGTTAGACGATGAGAGCCATAGCCTGGTTTCATTCAAATATAAAAATGAACTGCCGCTTGTCGAGTACATGCGGGATATCGGATGGAAGTATAGGGAGCGTCTTGGTTCGGGCTATGTGTTTTCAAGGGCTGGTATCGACGTAATCGTTGAAACCAATCTTTATGGCAATTGGTTTATTGTATGGGAGTTACCCGAGGAAACAAATTTTGAACTAGGTTTTTACTTTCTTAAGAACGAGTTCGTAGAAGAACTTTCCACCAACGACTTGGATCTTTCTGAAGCTACGCTCATGTTCTCCGAAAAAGACATTGAAAGTTACCGGTGGGATTCGCATGAAATTGTCTTTAAGCCTAATTTCATCACTTATCTGAAAGACATGAAAACAGATAAGAGAGAAGATGGGATCTTAAAATTGTCTGGTGGATCCGAATATTTCAATACAGACCAGAAGGACTACTTTATCGTTTCGCTTCATGGTAACGCGATCTATAGCGGGCATTTTGAACAATCGCCGATCTCCTCGATGTATCAGCCATCCATTAAGATGCTTGATACCGAAAGCGGCATCAGATTAGAGGCGGTCGAGACTGAATACGAGATTGTAGATAAAAGAGAAAATGAGACCTTATATGAGCTGTTAAAAGAGCTGGGGCTCATCGAATAGAGGTGTTTAAAAGGGCTGTCGCACGACGATTTAATCAATCGTTATGTGACAGCCCTTTTTTAGGTCAAGCTGATAATTCCTTGTTCATCAGTTCTAGGAACACAAGCACAAGCTGCGGATCGAACTGGGTGCCTGAATGGGCTTTTATCTCGTTGATGGCTTCGTCTGGCGACATGGGTTTTCGATAGGGTCTAACGTCTGTCATAGCGTCATAGGCGTCGATAATCGATAAAAGACGACAAGCCAGAGGGATAGACTCTCCACTGAGTCCGAAGGGATAACCGCTGCCATCCCACCATTCATGATGTTTATAGATCCATTCCGAGATAGGCATCAACTCACTGGATGACTCGGCGATCCTAAACCCGATTTCGGTATGGCGCTTGATTTCGGAGTACTCTTTAAAGGTCAACTTTTCCGGTTTAAACAAAATAGTATCACTGATGCCTGTTTTACCTATATCGTGGAAATGCGCGAACAGAGCCAGATTTGAAAGTTCGGCCTGGGGATAGTTGATCATCGTCGCCATCTTCATCAAAAGATCACTCATTCTATCTATATGGCCCTGAGCGACAAAATCACGGTCTTCAAGCAATTTGCTCAAGATGCCTATATTTCTACTCTTTGTACTCTGGCGGTGGAAAAGCTTCTCGCGGTACATAAAGTCATCGGCGCACTTGATCATGTCCTCGACGGTTGGATAGTCTGGACCGTGAGTACAGAAACCTAGTGAAATGCTAAAGGGAATCATTCTGGATTCCTTGTTCAGCTGCTCGATCTGGGACTGGATGTCGAGTTTTGCAGTTAAAACATCCTCCTCCTTCCAGCCCCTGAGCACGACGATGAACTCGTCACCGCCGATACGTGCGACAAACTCGGCGTGCTCGAACTGAAGCTTGAGCAGATCTGCCACCGTCTTCAGGTAGGTGTCGCCGGCATCGTGGCCCATCGTGTCGTTCACAAGCTTCAGACCGTCGATATCCACCATGATGAAGGTGATGCCATCAAGGGGCTGCTTTCTCATTTTGGTCAGCTGAAGTTCAAAGTAGTTGCGATTGAACAGCGATGTCGGCGTATCGGTGATGCTTAAATCAAAAATGGTCTTTTCAGAGTTCACCCTGTCGGTGATATCGCGCACCACAGAAATCACTTCTTCATCATTCAGTTTTGAAAACCTTGATTCAAAGTATTTTGTTGTTTTTCCGTTCACTTCGTATTCGATGGGGCTGACTTCCTCGCATAGTAGTGCCTGTTCGATTGCGATTTCAAAACTTTTGGCGATTCCGGCACTTAAGAATTCGCTGATATGGTGATGGAGGTATTCATCAGATTGGATATCCAGCGATTCGGTACCATGGGG comes from the Fusibacter sp. A1 genome and includes:
- a CDS encoding clostripain-related cysteine peptidase, with amino-acid sequence MKKHLLPCLLILILFSLPITHALPTINVYVNDERVDFVDVSPYINEDNRTMVPIRFISEALGATVSWDGTTKTVTIIKGDITLKLPIGSKEITVNGLVYSVDTPAVLVSGRTMVPVRFPAEFLGSDVQWDGATRSVLIDSSVPPLVDDFTLLIYLNGTDLESAYDDESGTYSGAGTSDLNEMLAAVSSDKVNVLVETGGTSTWVNPSIDSTQNQRWSVQNNQLTLLENVGISNMGDPETLSNFVNWALKAYPAKNYGIVLWNHGGGPITGYAVDELFSGDGLILPELEDAFSAVRSQSGVVFDFIGFDACLMATLEVANTLSPYADYLVASQELEPGHGWDYTSLITSLAATSDYSGSAIGKSIADGFFQQAVDEKTESDVTLSVIDLKRLDSINTALSKFASDLSATLIEDAKLSSIAQSVSKTKKYGGNSSDQGYTDLVDLSLFASNLSTYSPEYALELSSAVDEAVVYQVSGPINDAATGLSVYFPYLDQDNFTASLAVQAQLDLPTSFISLASEFAGKLTGSAPLVERMDEIVVYEPTEYSAYYELVVSEDLLYDIDKVYIGVYEYLNGDTPRYRNLGYDALTIFNEETSSYFEQFAGNWTLFDDHPIMMKISYSDYDHIEYEIPLLLNDERVVLEAVWYYDDAFASGGYYDIIGARRPNDQVTNMPDRNIILLKAGDKVQPIYTSYLTETGLYQEELGQAFVYSDQSKLTYDVLQSTDYLFNFMIIDYSGQVLETDFYEILY
- a CDS encoding GNAT family N-acetyltransferase, with the protein product MIKKINYEETYAIRQIVMWPNKHLEYIMLDDDPKGEHYGLFVDSKLISVISVFITENSAQFRKFATLSQYQGKGYGTLLLSYVLKQLEKMGIKRVWCNARLDKADYYGKFEFVKTDIFFEKGAKKYVIMEKTNHV
- a CDS encoding cation diffusion facilitator family transporter yields the protein MARETEIRRVALLGIIGNVILLALKLYIGILTRSQAMIADGFNSAGDVFASAMTYIGNAIASQPDDHDHPYGHGKAEYVFSMIISFSLMLVAYAIFKKGIVCLLEKRTFMFSIWLVVVSLFTIGTKYLLFMYASRVGKVHNSLLAVANAQDHRNDIFVSLITLLSIVTGYFNVYFIDALAAMSIALWIAYTGFSIFSSSYQVLMDTTIDMGIKEQMKKDVKDVEGVDHLDAIVSKPVGLNYLLIVKVSVDADLTVFKGHEIGDNIKEKLMGYELVDDVVVHLNPTQYHPQKEYLK
- a CDS encoding glutaredoxin family protein: MKDIIMYTTSTCPHCKTAKQALTNAGYRYIERNASTDPSAQREMQTMGLMGVPAFNIGGEVFTGFDFEKIKRLVDYVIMPCPKCEKKLRLPKGKDKLRITCPHCEHQFTLLKK
- a CDS encoding ABC transporter substrate-binding protein, coding for MNRHNLKKIVVVLYCLLLVSIIYSIFRVEHKIKAKETQTYQIKTYFTDSDFSYSSWKLTDKLQFTTNEYPPYAYTENGQAKGISYEIMVAVLDDMGLDYEIQFTSWARAVHLLDQGRTFGVFPAAISADRVEDYVFSDLLIDDKRNQSLVYEFDPSKTAKSRMNRVDELSFFKVGAVMSYYYLPDLESKGIDIDLCVDEIECLTKLKDGKISYAVLDPKVADFYIDRVFSDFKDGFIKTDITISHETVGDGLMLSQNNNLRAEFVKSFNNTLEKLNQNGTIEAITLKYETHK
- a CDS encoding HD domain-containing phosphohydrolase, which produces MKNFKYIVIAVFLFVLLSINILLASPAEHSEINVVMDDNYPPFVFYDSDGMLRGILIDEWSLFEDKTGIKVNITAMNWSQALEAMNRGEYDVIDTIFKNTDREKIYAFTEPYEDIDVSIFFHKNISGINSAESLKGFTVAAKKGDQAINVLEDAGVENIELYDSYEAIIAAASENEVVIFAVDNPPARYFLYKYGLQDTFNHTEPLYTGQFHRAVLKENSALVSVIEDGFDKITPFERESILELWYGKSTLLEDIMSKYLKTAILATLVVLIFLVFWNLQLRLAVRKNTTDLSTALHQLKYNEKKLQAIIESMPDSVILINRHGIIVDYLTPHGTESLDIQSDEYLHHHISEFLSAGIAKSFEIAIEQALLCEEVSPIEYEVNGKTTKYFESRFSKLNDEEVISVVRDITDRVNSEKTIFDLSITDTPTSLFNRNYFELQLTKMRKQPLDGITFIMVDIDGLKLVNDTMGHDAGDTYLKTVADLLKLQFEHAEFVARIGGDEFIVVLRGWKEEDVLTAKLDIQSQIEQLNKESRMIPFSISLGFCTHGPDYPTVEDMIKCADDFMYREKLFHRQSTKSRNIGILSKLLEDRDFVAQGHIDRMSDLLMKMATMINYPQAELSNLALFAHFHDIGKTGISDTILFKPEKLTFKEYSEIKRHTEIGFRIAESSSELMPISEWIYKHHEWWDGSGYPFGLSGESIPLACRLLSIIDAYDAMTDVRPYRKPMSPDEAINEIKAHSGTQFDPQLVLVFLELMNKELSA
- the ytvI gene encoding sporulation integral membrane protein YtvI — translated: MNNIVLNKLAYILILIAGIVIVYMGMIKLTIIFLPFVFGWLISKLITPVVVFLHEKMKLPNSLSSVIMILTVVGISSYLVYLLGKLIVSIFREFSRVLPFWSSVIAEYGTKWSEKISELFIGLPFDPATVISEGAASILSNMGNLASELATKSFSIASSLPSLLIALVIIILSAFFFTKDRAMITAVLKPYRVKYITNNRYWISFKGDILVVVWGYVKAQLILMSLTFVISAIGLSVIGIPNAIFVALGIGIVDALPMFGPAAIYMPWILTMVIGSQSALAIKLLVMYGITTLTRQFLEPKIVGTQIGIHPLLTLTGLYAGVKFLGIPGLIIGPFTMVAAVTLYTKYHHSEERDLFFK
- a CDS encoding HD-GYP domain-containing protein — its product is MKIFRFYTIRSRIAFFTLSAIFMLLFTRVIIETIHTNNELETEIAYQLDHALDLGTSSLESPLWDYNLENTQDILEVLLHDPNIVKVELRDEIDDVIQMLSKDHVVFENDSIISSSGTVVHDGLKRGTLTIWMSNEIYKLRLQQVIHYNFLYAILEVLLVSLVIWSVSARTTRPIESLISMADDIASGKLDTVIECRSNDEVGLLSKALDSMQSQIGQQMIELEKDKVEITALYDQSTAMNTKLEKMLLSLNQNYEETLSALARAIEVNDHYTKGHCDRVSEYALSIADQLGLCEYDKEILLKASILHDIGKIGVATHIINKEGKLDDDEYDQIKAHCLTGYNIIKDVDFLKESASVVLQHHERFDGNGYPNQLTGTDINLLARILSVADTFDAMTSSRAYRKKPLSDEQALAELHKHSGLQFDPLVVNAWMRCLDESA